The Phlebotomus papatasi isolate M1 chromosome 3, Ppap_2.1, whole genome shotgun sequence genomic sequence aaatttttgtttttgggtcaTCGATGACTCTATTGTTCTTAAAGGCTCAAAACTCATTTACACAAAATTGTTAGGAACTGTAAATAGCTATCTCACTATATATTACAAACGCTCGCGTCATCCATAGTCTATAGCCGGTAAAATGACTGATTTTTACCTATTGTCTTTTATGTTATTTAGGCCTAATAGCCGGAAGAAATGCGATTCAGCGATTCagcaaataaatattgaaataaaggTTCTACTGCGCGAAACTGCCCCATCTTCTCCTTAAGGGGTTGCATGGGTCTctcatgtgaaaaaaaaatcatttttttatttatagtatagggtaagtatgccaaatttcggcatagttgcaaataagtctaagtttgaaatgcaatatttttaatacatattgaaatttcttgttacttccttttcgagaGGGCTGTATAGAACCTTGAacactagtttatcatctttttttctctgaatcagttcctaaaatattgaaaaattaatttaaaaaaaaatagggacattgctttgggtagtattccggccgcTTTGAGTGTAATATCGGCtaccttgtttgtgaccaccttttgtgaagcaacgtatagaaaatttcaaaacgtcatacggaacgagtttaaaaatatttactttaatacgtatatatgacccacaagtccAAAGATCTTCCGtttaatttgtcctgaagacctgaagagtttaCCTCGGCAtcccaaatttacgcgcagattcccgtagcagtttgcccttcctgaactctttcaAGGCctattccacatcatctttttcaaaaAGGCCATGCTTTTTTTCTATGGGCATTGCacaactcagaaattgaaaaaaataaataaataagaaatttaggaaagcaaaagatgttgccggaataggcaacattacctcaccggagagacgctcacaaattatctacttttttacgcgaaatacaggatccagatgggaaattttacccgaaatttaaagaattattcactattaacttaaacaaaaagaatttttaatgaaaactaatcaattttcatgaaaaacaccgaaggaaaaccttttgcacttcaccacaaatcagaagactgctaaaaacacaatcgatctgtcacattttttgtaagactttttccacactgagtttctaaacaaaatttaaattcaaattatacctaaaacttaatgatttttgtgttaagacatcctaaaatgaataaatatttaaaagcaaaatgaattcattgacttttcgaagattaaatccataattgttattcatttaattgcttggcagaaattacactcaaagtggccgaaatgcaaagctggccgaaatttggcacacttatcctaacatttgaaaaatattttctgaaaatttcaagtcaattgaagtaaaactctcggaggtagagcagtttttGTTATGCATTCTGCCCgcgcgcgcatattgttgtaaaactttaaacgcgtttttctcaaaacagcGTTTTACAATGctgtagtcaagattactcagagtctgctgatccgatctttctgaaattttgcatacttgttttgagaagtattatctactgtttgaacgaaggaattacacttcctttaatcagatCCGTTTATACAATagaaaatgtgttgaaaaatagggtaaaattgatacttttttacaaaaacttttggcaaaaatccaaattttgttttttcaaaaatccttcgttcatccaggggtccaactaatcctctacaggagtttatttggttttttgatttcagatgaacctactgggagaaatcctgcctaccgcaaggtctgtttttttgaggaatggttccgaaaatcagctaccaacggtcgaatttttcaaatttttcaattttttttttaaattttgttctaaagttactctttcatatcccaaaagttggaatttctaaactattttgaacacaataaattattatcagaaaaaaggcctatattttgacctgagagacccatgtaaccccttaatttACAGCACAATCAATCTACTTCACTAGAAACTCACATTTAGCAAAGCTGACGAATTCATCCTTGGTAATTCCTGCAATTACGGGAATCTTCATATACCTCCCTTCTAAGTAAGAGATTGTTGGGTCTTCAGTTAGGAAGCGTTCCTGACCAAAGTCAGGTTCAATTACTGGTTTCCAGAGCAACACTGGATTTCCACTGCCCCATTCGAACATCTCATGAAGCCTCTTGCCCATTTCCAAACCATCAACGGTCCTTAGGCATTCAACTAGGTCTTTTGGTGTTGCTGTAGTACAATTGAAGAGACGAGCCTGCTTCTCCGCCAGATCGAGTTGATGTTCAGGAGGAGGCCACTGTCCTGTAGCTGATGCGCTCATTACAATGGCTCTATGGAATAGTCCCTTCGACATAGGCGAAACCATGTGCAGAGTAATACTAAGGGCGCCCGCACTGTATCCAAATAGAGTGATGGAGTTGGGATCTCCGCCAAAAGCAGATACATGATCACGAATGAACTTCAAAGCCATAACTTGATCCTTGTACCCTGCATTTCCCGGACTGTCCTTGGTTCCGGTACTCAGGTATCCCAATGAACCAAGTCTATAGTTGATTGTGACTAATACTACGTCACGGTCCATGAAAAATTCAGGCCAAACATGGCACTTATACCAGAGAAAGCATAGAATCCTCCGGGATGGATATAGAAAAGGACCGGTTTAAGATTGTTGTTCGGGAAGCTTCCATTTCTGGGAACTTCTTTGGTGTAAATATTTAGCCTTAAACAGTCCTCTGACTCCACAATGTCACCATTGAAACTGGGTTGAGGACACTGAGGTCCATCCTTAGTAGCATCGTATATACCTGTCCAGGGATCAACTGGTTCAGGTGCTTGAAATCTCAATCGGTCCGTTGGTGATTTGGCATATCGGATTCCTCTGAATGAATGGTAAGATTTCCCTAGACGACTCTTAAGCTTGACACCCTCAATTTCACCCAAATTGGTCTTCACAATGGTTTTCTCATCCTCACCACTGACACAGATCTTCTCTGGATGCAGAAAGAGCACCAGAATCACAACGAATGCTACTCCCGCGAATGATCGCATTATACTGAATACCACATGGCTCAAATATCTTTGGTGACTTTTATAGTCGATCACACAAATACAAAATTCTGCTCACAACTCTATTAACATTCTATTAACGATTTTTCCATATAACATTGGTTCTGAGTTAACCCATTAATCAGGAAAAACCCATTCAACTCAGCTCTAAATCGTTCGGTTCGCAATCTGATCTTGCTGaccttcatattttttttcaaatgtatttGTGATATTGGTATATCCCCATCTGTCTGCTTTCATTCACaattctaagtaatttttttttattttcattttttacactGTTTTGATTGTGTTAGGGTTTACCTATGAGAATGGATTGAAAAGCATGAGATCCTGAACCTCAATGACTTCCTTGACAATTGTAGTATGAGATACCTATGAGAATGGATTGAAAAGCATGAGATCCTGAACCTCAATGACTTCCTTGACAATTGTAGTATGAGATACCTGTGAAATATATAAGACTTGAAGATCTGGCGAGAAGAGAACAATTTTTGCTGCTTTCTCCTTCCAATATATTTCACACTTCACTCAGATACAACTAATTAACTAAACTAACTCAGATATGATGCGTTCTGACGAACGATGTAGATGATAAATTGAGATAAATTTAGGACGATGATGAAAAACGATGTTGCGCGTGTCGCGATAGCAGGCAGAGAGTGATTTATTGCTTGACAGCATACGAGTGTGAAGTTAGCTACCAGTCGGAAATTCCCGTTGGTGTCGCTGCCTTCAATGAGGAGGCAGTGGCGCGAACATCCTCCCGGAGAAATTGCACCCTTGGTAGGAGTGCAAGCCTGGTGATAGGACGTCGATAAGTTCCGGTAGCTGTGCGAATGTCCACTACCCTCACAAGTCCGTCAGGGCCTGGGTGGACATGAGTGACTTCTCCTAATGGCCAGCGGATGCTGGGCTCGTTGTCCTTGGATAGCAATGCGAGATCTCCCACACGCACATTTGGCTCAGATTTCTTCCACTTCTTTCGTTCTTGTAGTTGATGAATATAATCCCTCTGCCATCTGGTCGCAAAATCCTGGTACAAACGTTGGCACAATTGCCATCGAGACAGATGATTCATTGAAAGTGTTTGTAGACTCGGATCGGGTAGAGATGTGAGAGGGCCACCAGTGAGGAAGTGGCCTGGAGTCAGAACTGCAGGATCAGATGCATCTGTAGAGATGGGTGTGAGGGGTCGACTGTTTAAGACGGCCTCCACTTGAGTGAGGATTGTTTGCAGTTCCTCATAGCTCAGAGGGCACGATCCCACAACTCTGTGCAAATGGGTCTTGACCGATTTCACTGCAGCTTCAACAAGTCCATTGTGGTGGGGCCCATCAGGTGGTTGAAAATGAAACTGGATTCCTAGACTCACAAGTTTGTTCTGGACAGAGTTTTGATGAACTTCCTGATGGAAAAGCTTGTCCAATTCAGTCTTGCTGCCAGTGAAATTGGTTGCATTGTCCATGAAAAGATGAGATGGTGTGGATCGTCTAGCGACAAATCTGCGGAATGAGGCCACAAAAGCCTCAGTGGACAAGTTGCTGACTAATTCGATGTGAATCGCTTTAGTAGAATGACACACAAAGATAGCCACCCACACTTTGGTGATAGCACCTCCACGTCTTCCTGGGCGTAGCTGAAGGGGTCCAGCAAAATCAACTGATGTTGAAGAGAAGGGTCTATCCAGTGTTGTGCGATGTTCAGGAAGTTGTCCCATGAGTTGTCGCTGTAGATGAGGGAATACCCTGAAGCAGTGTATGCAAGCTCTGGTAACTCCCCTTGTGAGATTACGACCTTTGATCGGCCAGAATCTTTGACGCAGATAGGCCAGAAGACTTTCTGATCCACAGTGCATTTGACGTACATGCTCTCGTTGAGCCAAGAGTTTCGTCAATCGACTATATGGTAACAAAATAGGATGTTTTGTGTCGTAGCCGAATTGAGAACGCTCTAGGCGACCTCCAACTCTCACAAGACCTTTGGCATCCAGGAAAGGTTGAAGATTGGCAAAGTTTTTGACATGTTTGTTGTTAAGAGACTCGTTTTTCAGCGACTCAATCAATTCAGGAAAATGAGCTTGCTGATCCAGCCGGATCAAGATCATGAGAGCACTGTCCATCTCTTGAGGAGAGAGTGGACCCTTTGAGCGTCTTGTAGATGGAGTTGTGGCCCGAATGCACTGGGCAACAATTCCTTGAAGTCGAGAAACTCGAGAGCATCGATCGAGAAGTCTCGAAAGTAGTGTGTCTTCTTGATGAGCGCTGAAATTAACTGAAATGGTTTGTTCATTTTCAGAGGGAAGGGGAAGGGAGGCGGACAGAGTATTAGGATAATTGCTCGGATCAAGGGAAAGCCAAGATGGGCCGTGGAACCACAAAGTTGAATTGATGAGTGCCTCTGGTGAACATCCTCGGGAGATGAGATCCGCTGGATTGTCCGAAGTACCCACGTGTCTCCACTGTGAAGCATCCGATAGCTTTAAAACACTCTGAACTCGTTTCCTGACAAAGAGGTTAGGCTTCTCTCTGGTAGAACAAATCCATGAGAGAGCAACTGTAGAGTCACTCCACAAATGAGCCTTTGAAATGTTGAGATCCCTCTGTACTCGAGCGACCAGCTTAGCACAGAGTTCAGCAGCGCATAATTCCAGTTTTGGAATTGTAAGAGGGTCCATGGGAGCAATGCGTGACTTGGATATGAGAAGGTGGGATGAGATTGAAGAATCTTTGCCCCTTGTCACGACATAAACAGCTGCACCATATGCTGCTTGACTGCTGTCTGCAAACCCATGAAGTTCTGTGAGATCTGGATCATGAATCTCTGACACCCATCTTGGTATCTGAATGTCGTTGATTCGATGAAGACCTTGTACGTACTTCGTCCATTTGTCCTGGATTTGAGGGGGAAGTTCGGTGTCCCATCCAGCTGCTAGTTCCTTTTGCCATGACATTTGTATGAGAATTTTGCCTTCGGTAATGACAGGGCCTATGAGCCCAAGAGGATCATAGAGACGGGCAATTGTTGAAGCTATTGTTCGTCTGGTGGCAATTGGAGAGGCAAAGTCTGGGGGCACTGAGTAGTGAAAGACATCCTTCTGTGGATCCCATTTAATACCCAATACTTCCACTGAATTGTCATCGTCAGGTAAATGGAGAAGTTTAGGATCCTGTGATGACTTGGTGACATTTTCTAGCAATTCCGGATGTGTTGCACACCATTTTGCCAAAGTGAATCCACCATGAGCCATCAATTCACCCAATTGAGATTGTGTTTGAAGGGCAGTGTCTAGAGAAGAGCAGGAAATCAGGCCATCATCCACGTAGAAATTGCTTGTCACCGCCTGAGATCCTAGAGGGAAGTCTTGTTTCTCCATTTCTGCCAGTTGATTGAGTACTTTTGTCGCGAGGTAGGGGCTGGAAGCAACGCCAAAACACACACGATTTATTTTGTACTCCCGGATGGGCTCTGTGTCGGAATTTCTCCACAGAATCCTTTGAAAGTCTGCGTGTGGCTCATGGAGTTTGACTTGAAGATACATCTGAGAGACGTCACACTTCATGGCATAGGGATTAAGCCTAAAACGCATGAGAACAGTGACAAGATCTGGTTGGACTGTGGGCCCAACTTTTAGAACGTCATTCAAACTCAAGCCACTAGATGTTTTTGCACTGGCGTTGAAAACCACGCGCAATTTGGTAGATGATGAGGAAGGCTTCCATACTCCATGATGTGGTAGATAGAAGTGGTTTGAATCATCATCCCTTCTTGGAATTTCTGTCATGTATCCTTTGGTTAGGTAGTTGTCCATCGACTCATTGTAAAGAGCTCTCATGTCTGGGAGTTTCTTGAGCCGATCTTCCAAAGACCTCAGTTGTCGAATGGCTCTCTTCTTAGAATTGCCCAATTCTGTGTGATTTGGCCGGAGTGGGAGTTGAACGATAAATCGTCCGGAATCTTCCCTGGAAAATGTGGCTGCAAAGTGTTCTTCAACTTCCACATTCTCGACAGAAGTAGATTTGGCACATTCGACTTCCTCAATTTCCCAAAAGCGCTTCACTGTCTTTTCTAGAGAAGCAAGAGTGACCATATTGCATTGAGAATGTGGCGGTGGAGCAGTGGAGGCATCCTTGAGCGCTCCTGAGAGTACCCATCCAAAGACTGTTTGCCTCAGGACTGGCTGGTCAGACCCCTGACGAATGACTCCGTCAAGAACGACATCATTGTAATGATCCATGCCGATTAGCAAATCGACAGGAGATTCCACGCACCAATTGGGATCGGAAAGAGTGATTTGGGAAGGAATTTGAACTGAGAGAGGATTGACTAGGAAATTAGGCAACTTCCC encodes the following:
- the LOC129805179 gene encoding uncharacterized protein LOC129805179 encodes the protein MVNVLDSHRVVHKCRAVLDSGAQQSMMTENLRERLQLRRSPDNTLIIGCNNSYSKVKGRSQLLVLSSNLDDSYEFNCLVVPQVTGKLPNFLVNPLSVQIPSQITLSDPNWCVESPVDLLIGMDHYNDVVLDGVIRQGSDQPVLRQTVFGWVLSGALKDASTAPPPHSQCNMVTLASLEKTVKRFWEIEEVECAKSTSVENVEVEEHFAATFSREDSGRFIVQLPLRPNHTELGNSKKRAIRQLRSLEDRLKKLPDMRALYNESMDNYLTKGYMTEIPRRDDDSNHFYLPHHGVWKPSSSSTKLRVVFNASAKTSSGLSLNDVLKVGPTVQPDLVTVLMRFRLNPYAMKCDVSQMYLQVKLHEPHADFQRILWRNSDTEPIREYKINRVCFGVASSPYLATKVLNQLAEMEKQDFPLGSQAVTSNFYVDDGLISCSSLDTALQTQSQLGELMAHGGFTLAKWCATHPELLENVTKSSQDPKLLHLPDDDNSVEVLGIKWDPQKDVFHYSVPPDFASPIATRRTIASTIARLYDPLGLIGPVITEGKILIQMSWQKELAAGWDTELPPQIQDKWTKYVQGLHRINDIQIPRWVSEIHDPDLTELHGFADSSQAAYGAAVYVVTRGKDSSISSHLLISKSRIAPMDPLTIPKLELCAAELCAKLVARVQRDLNISKAHLWSDSTVALSWICSTREKPNLFVRKRVQSVLKLSDASQWRHVGTSDNPADLISRGCSPEALINSTLWFHGPSWLSLDPSNYPNTLSASLPLPSENEQTISVNFSAHQEDTLLSRLLDRCSRVSRLQGIVAQCIRATTPSTRRSKGPLSPQEMDSALMILIRLDQQAHFPELIESLKNESLNNKHVKNFANLQPFLDAKGLVRVGGRLERSQFGYDTKHPILLPYSRLTKLLAQREHVRQMHCGSESLLAYLRQRFWPIKGRNLTRGVTRACIHCFRVFPHLQRQLMGQLPEHRTTLDRPFSSTSVDFAGPLQLRPGRRGGAITKVWVAIFVCHSTKAIHIELVSNLSTEAFVASFRRFVARRSTPSHLFMDNATNFTGSKTELDKLFHQEVHQNSVQNKLVSLGIQFHFQPPDGPHHNGLVEAAVKSVKTHLHRVVGSCPLSYEELQTILTQVEAVLNSRPLTPISTDASDPAVLTPGHFLTGGPLTSLPDPSLQTLSMNHLSRWQLCQRLYQDFATRWQRDYIHQLQERKKWKKSEPNVRVGDLALLSKDNEPSIRWPLGEVTHVHPGPDGLVRVVDIRTATGTYRRPITRLALLPRVQFLREDVRATASSLKAATPTGISDW